The Saccharothrix violaceirubra genome segment GACACCGTGACGCTGGTGAAGACGCTGCCTGCCGGCCACGACGAGCCGGACGCGGCACGCCTGACCCGGCTGCGACGCGAGCTGGCCACGTCCGACGGCGCCGACGCGCTGGACGAGCTGCGCGCCCAGAACCAGGAGCTGCTGGAGACCCTGGAGTCGTTGGAGGCCAAGCGGGTCGAGCTGGAACGCCTCAACGACGAGTTGGAGAGAACCAACCAGGGTGTGCTGGCGCTGCACAAGGAGCTGTCGGACGAACTGGAGCAGACCAACCAGGGCGTGGTGGCGCTGTACGCCGAGCTGGAGGAGAAGTCCACCCAGCTGCGCGAGGCCGCCGAGGCGCGGACCAGGTTCTGGTCCAACATCAGCCACGAGCTGCGGTCGCCGGTCAACTCCGTGGTGGGCCTGGCCCGGCTGCTGGGCGCACCCGGCGGCGACCCGCTGACCGACGAGCAGCGCCGCCAGGTCGACCTGATCAACAACGCCGGTCTGACCCTGCTGGCCCTGGTCAACGAACTGCTCGACACGGCCAAGGCCGAGTCGGGCAACCTCGAACCCCGGTACACCCCGGTCGACCTGGTGCCCACGTTGACCCAGCTCCGGGACGCCATGCGCCCCGTGGTGCGGCCCGGCGTCGACCTGGTCGTCGACCCGGTGCCGTCGGTGCCGTTGGTGACCGACGAGGTCATGCTCGTGCGCATCCTGCGCAACCTGCTGTCCAACGCCGCGAAGTTCACCGAGACCGGCAGCGTGCGCCTGGGGGTGTACCCGGACGACGGTGCGGGAACACTGCGCCTCGTGGTCACCGACACCGGGATCGGCATCCCGTCGCGGGAACTGGGCCGGATCTTCGAGGAGTTCTACCAGGTGCCCGGCCGCCTCCAGGTGGGCGCGGGCGGCACGGGCCTGGGCCTGCCCTACGCGCGCCGACTGGCCCGGATCCTGGGCGGCGACCTGACCGTGACCAGCGAACCCGGCACCGGCACGACCGCGACCCTGCGCCTGCCCGTGAGCGTGCCGGACGACCTGGCCGTGGAGACCGTGCTGTTGGTCGGACCGGACGACGAGGTGCGCGCCCGCCTGCGCGCGGCGCTCGGCGGGGTCGCCCGGACCGTGGTCGAGGTGGCCGACGGCCGGGCGGCGCTGGAAGCCCGTGCGGACCGTCCCGACCTGGTCGTGTCGGCGGTGGACGTGCCGCTGGTCGGCGGCATGGAGATCCTCTCGGTGCTGCGCGGCGACCCCGCGTGCCGGTCGGTGCCGGTGGTGCTGGTCGGCCGGGACCTGGACAGCGCGGTCGAGCGCACGGCGTCCACGCTCGGTGCGGCCGTCCTGGCGGCGGACCTGGTGGCCCCGGAGTCGTTGCGCCAGGCCGTCCGCGTGGCCCGCAACGTCCTGCGCGGTGAGCGGTGACCGCGGCGGACGCGGCACGCATCCTCGTCGTCGACGACACCGAGGCGAGCCGGTACATCCGGGCGAGCTGGCTGCGCCGCGGCGGGCACGCGGTGACCGAGGCGGTGACCGGTGGCGAGGCGTTGGCGCTGCTCGCCGAACGCGAGTTCGACCTGGTCGTGCTGGACGTCGACCTGCCCGACATGAGCGGGTTCGACGTGGCCGAGCGGATCAAGAGCGAGCCGCGCACGGCAGCCGTGCCGGTGGTGCACGTGTCGGCCGCGTTCCGCCAGGCCGAGGACCGGATCACCGGGCTCAACCGGGGAGCCGACGCGTACCTCACCGAGCCGGTCGAGCCGGGGGAGCTGCTCGCGACCGTCGAGGCGGCGTTGCGCTACTACCGGGCGCGGGCGCTGGCCGAGCGGCTCGCGGACCGGTTGGCGAAGCTGACCACGGCGACGTTGCGGATCAACGCGGCGACCACGTTCGACGACCTGGTGTCGGCCGCCGCGGCCGGTACCGCGACCGTGCTCGACACCGAGGCGACGGTGCTGGTGACGACGCCGACCGGCACGTCGCGGCTGGGCACCGTGACGGGTGCGGGTGCGACGCCCACCGTGCGGCGCGGCGACCCGGCCCTGCTGGACGCGTTGCCGCCGGACGGGACCACCGTGCTCGACCCGCCGTGGCGGCCGGGCGTGCCGGTGGTCGTGGCCGGCGGCAGTCCCCGGCGGACGCCGATCGGCATCGCCGTCGACCCGGCGGCGGTGGTCACCGACGAGGACCGCAACCTGCTGCTCCAGTTGGCGCAGGCCACGGCGTTGGCCGCCGAGGGGCTGCGGGCGTACGCGGAGGAGCACACGCTGGCGTTGACGTTGCAACGCAGCCTGCTGCCGCGGCGGCTGCCCGCGATCCCGTCGCTGCCGATGACGGCCCGGTACGCGCCGGCGTCCGCGCACGCCGAGATCGGCGGCGACTTCTACGAGGTCACCGCCCTGGGTGACCGGTTGCTGATCGCGATCGGCGACGTGTGCGGCCACTCCCTGGCCGCCGCGACCATCATGGGCGAGGTGCGGCACGCGTTGCGCGCGTACGCGGTCGAGGAGCACGACCCGGCGACGATCCTGCGCAAGCTGGACGCGATGCTGCAACGCTTCCACTCGACCAAGGGCCTGACCACGATGTGCCTGCTGCTGGTCGACCCGGCCGACGGCACCGCGCTCGTGGCCAACGCCGGCCACGTGCCGCCGCTGGTCGTGGACGACGAGGGCGCCCGCTACCTGGCGGTCCGCGGCCCGATCCTGGGCATCGGCCTGCCCCGCCCACCGGCGACCCCGGTCACGTTGGCGCCCGGTGCGCTGGTGCTGCTGACGACGGACGGTCTGGTCGAGCACTCGGGTGCCGATCTCGACGACGGGATGGACCTGCTGCTGGCGGCGGTGTCCCGGGACGAGGACATGGACCTGTTGTGCGATCGGCTGTTGGAGACGTTCGGCCGTGACAAGAAGGACGACATCGCGCTGTTGGTCTTCCGCCGGACCTCCTGACCGGTGTCCGGTCGTCCGTCCGGGGTGGCGGGACGTGGTAGCCGATCGGGAGGACCTCATCGGCCCCTGGTGGGAGGGACACGACCACGACGGACCGCCACCACTCCGGCCCGCGCGGCTTCCGGCACGCCGTGCTCGGCGACGCCATCCGGGTACCGGCGTTTCCGCGCGCTGCCGGTGTTGGTCGCCGCCGTGGTCCTGGTGGTCACGGGACGCGTGGAGGTGGCCGAACCCGGTGCCCTGCTCACCTGACCCGCGTCCACGAACGGCGGCGATCGGTCGCGCGTCACGCTCGTCATGCGGGCGAGGATGTCCAGGTGATCGGTTCCGGCGGGATGGGGCGGCGTGGTGCCGGGCGTCCGCCGACGATCGACCGGCGGGCGTTGACCGACCGCTGCGGCCCGGCCGGGTACGACCTGGTCTTCCTGCTGCTGTGGGCGGTGGACCGCGACTGCGAGGAGGTCCGCGCGACGGCCGTCCGCCTCGCGGTGCCGGACACCGCTTCGGGGGACCCGCCTCCTGGTCCACAGGCATCCTTGGGCATGGACCCGAGCGCGATCCGCGTACGTCGCGGTGGCGATCCTCGTGCCGACTCGGCCGACCTCCGGACGGGTCCACGAACGGCGGCGGCCGGGCGGGGGACGGTGGCGCGTCGCATCACGGGTCCGCCCGGCGCGGCGCGAGGATGTCCAGGTGATCGGTTCCGGCGGGATGGGGCGGCGTGGTGCCGGGCGTCCGCCGACGATCGACCGGCGGGCGTTGACCGACCGCTGCGGCCCGGCCGGGTACGACCTGGTCTTCCTGCTGCTGTGGAAACTCGCGCCGCAGGGTGGGTTCACGATGCTCGACGCCGCTCGGGACTGGGCCGCTCGCGAACCGGAGGCGGCTTTGGCGCACCGGATCCTGGTGGTGCGCGCGGCGGGTGGTCGGGACATCTCCCGTCGTCGGTTGTCCTGGACCTTGAGGCTGGACAACGGGCCGCCGCCGGCCGGGCTGGTCCGAGCGTTCCTGCGACTGTGGGCTGCGGACCGCGACACCGAAGAGGTCGATGCGGTGGCCGACCGGCTCGACACGCTGTGCCGCGAGGTGGCCGCTGCCCACGACCGTGCCACCACACCGGACCGGGCCTGCCCGTCGCGGGTGCGGGGCGAGTCGCCGCCGACTCGGGGGCACGAGGTCCGCTTCCGGGCGCTGCCCGTGTTCCTGGGTACGGCGCTGACCCGGCTGCGCGGCCAGGTCCCGGAAGAGCTACCCGCGTCACCGGGTGCGACCGACGATGTCGTCCTCGGCCAGGTGGAGGAGGAACCGCGTGAGGGCGACCTCCGTTTCACCCGCGACCACCTCGCCGACGACACCGATGCGCCGACGCGTGGCCCCGAGCGGCGACGCCTTGTCCGGCCGCCTCGCATCGCGGTGTCGCTGGTCGTGCTCCTGCTGATCATGGTGGGGACCCTCTCGACGGACTCCATCCCGAATTTCCCGATCGGGAGGCAGACCTCCTCGGCGTCCATGCCGACGGCACCGAGTACGACGACCGCGGGCATCACGGCCTGGGCTCCCAGCCCCACGTACTGGGAAAAGAAGGTCATCGGCAACGCGGTCCTCCGCGTGCCGTTCAAGACCCAATTCCGCAGTGTCAACGTGGGTACTCGTTACCTTTACCGGATGGCTCAAGCACTTGTGTGGGAGTTCGCCGGCGCCGTGGACATCGACCTGAGCTTGGTCCCCGAACGGGGGAATGCGCGTGACGACGTCACCGTCGGCGGAATGATGACTCTCGAAGGTGCCTGTGCCCCGGCGCGAGTCATGGCCCTGCTGCCCGGCCGCGCCGAACCGACCTCCGCCGTCCTTCTTCCCGCCGCTGGATCGTCGGTGCGATTCGATCTCCACTTCCCGCGCTCCACCGTCATGGCGGTGTTGCGGATCATCCCGGAAAACGGGTGCGCCGGCGAGATTTCCTGGCTGCTGGAATGAGGAACGGCGCGGCGCATTCGGCGACCCGTTCCACCCTCGACCACGTGGATTTCCGACGTGATCGGTAACCGGATGGGATCAGGTCCCCGCTGCAGATCCCGAAAATTCGTGCGATCCGGTGGTCGACCTGGCTGGGGCCCGACTGTCCTGGTCCACAGGGGTCTGTCACCCGGCCGGGCGAATCGGTGTCATTTGTCCGGATCGGTGGTGGACAATCCTTTGAGCAGCGGAAGGTAGATGTCGTCCACTATCTCCTCGATGACCGATTCGCCCGCCTCGCCAAAGCAGTTGCCCGGTTGGGGATACTCGGATCGGATGAGGACCAACGGCAATCGGGCGGTGCGATGCGGGAGTTCGATCGGCGGGAGTTCGCCCCGTTCGACGGCGCGTCCCACGATCTTCTCGACCGCCTCGGTCATCGGCGACGGTTCGTTCAGGCGCAGTTTCAGCAGTCGGCCGATCTCGGGGTGCCGGAACGCCTCGCTCATCACGCCCGCGGCCATCTCGGTGAGCATCTCGTTCGCCCGCCGCGCGATGGATCCGAACAGCAGGATCAGGTCCTCGCGCAGGGTCCCGGTGTCCTGGACGACGGGGATCTTGCTCGGCGACCGCGCGTTCCACGCGGCCAGCACCAGGTGCGGGCGGCCCGGCCACCGCCGGTAGATCACCGGCTTGCTCGTACCCGCCCGCGCGGCGACGCCCTCGATGGTCAGCCGTCCGTAGCCGACCTCGCGCAACTCCTCCCATGCCGCGTCCAGGATCGCGGCCTCCAGTTCCGCGCCCCGGCGGCGTGACTTGGGCTGTGTCACCGTGCTCCTTTAGATACTTTGCGTTTCTTAGTCGACGGGGCTACCGTGGCGTCGACAACTTGGATACTAGCCGTTTCTTATGGGGGAGTTCCTCTTGCTGAGCCGCCTGCTCCGCACACACTTGCGTCCGTACCGGCGCGACGTGGCACTGGTGCTGCTGCTCCAACTCTTCGGCGTGGTCGCCTCGCTGTACCTGCCGAGCCTCAACGCCGACATCATCGACTTCGGTATCGCCCACGGCGACACCGGCTACATCCTGAGCACCGGCGGGTGGATGCTCGGGGTCTCGCTCGTCCAGATCCTGTGTTCGGTCGGCGCCGTCTACCTGGGCGCGCGCACGGCCATGTCCGTCGGCCGCGACCTGCGCGCGGCCGTGTTCCACCGGGTCGGCGGGTACTCCGCGCGCGAGCTGTCCGCGTTCGGCCCGTCGTCGCTGATCACGCGCTCGACCAACGACGTGCTCCAGATCCAGACCCTGGTCGTCATGACGTTCTCGATGCTCGTCGCCGCGCCGATCATGTGCGTCGCGGGCGTCGTGATGGCGTTGCGCGAGGACGCCGGGCTGTCCTGGCTGCTCGCGGTCGCCGCACCCGGCCTTGCGCTGGCCATCGGCCTGATCATGATCCGGATGGTGCCGAACTTCCGGCACCTCCAGGTCCGCATCGACGCGGTCAACCGGGTGCTGAGGGAGCAGCTCTCCGGCATCCGCGTCGTGCGCGCCTTCGTCCGCGAACCCGTCGAGACCCGGCGGTTCGGCGACGCCAACGCCCAGCTCACCGACATCGCGCTGCGCATCGGCCGCCTCCAGGCGATGATCTTCCCGATCGTGGGCCTGGCGTTCAACGCCTCCAGCGTCGCCGTGCTGTGGTTCGGCGCCTACCGGATCGACGCCGGCGCCATGCAGATCGGCGCCATGACCGCGTTCCTCAGCTACCTGATGCAGATCCTCATGGCCGTCATGATGGCGACCTTCGTGTCCACGATGGTCCCGCGCGCGGCGGTCTGCGCGGAGCGCATCGGCGAGGTGCTGGACACCGAGTCGTCCGTCCTGCCGCCCGACGTGCCCGTGACCGAACTGCCCGCGAAGCTCTCCCTGGAGTTCAGCCAGGCCGGGTTCCGCTACCCCGGCGCGGCCGACCCCGTCGTGACCGACGTGTCGTTCCGGGCCGAACCCGGCCGCACCACCGCGATCATCGGCAGCACGGGCGCGGGCAAGACGACGCTGCTCTCGCTGGTGCCCCGGCTGGTCGACGTCACGGCGGGCGCGGTGCTGGTCAACGGCATCGACGTGCGCGAGATCGACGAGGACACCCTGTGCGCCCGCATCGGCCTCGTGCCGCAGCGGCCGTACCTGTTCAC includes the following:
- a CDS encoding ATP-binding response regulator, whose product is MSTELLRLVARREPDVFLLRKSGREVAAAVGLDGQDQVRVATALSDLGREVVRLPEPVVLRFGLVSTPGPALVIVVETGQADGPGWDTARRLMDRVEVAVDTVTLVKTLPAGHDEPDAARLTRLRRELATSDGADALDELRAQNQELLETLESLEAKRVELERLNDELERTNQGVLALHKELSDELEQTNQGVVALYAELEEKSTQLREAAEARTRFWSNISHELRSPVNSVVGLARLLGAPGGDPLTDEQRRQVDLINNAGLTLLALVNELLDTAKAESGNLEPRYTPVDLVPTLTQLRDAMRPVVRPGVDLVVDPVPSVPLVTDEVMLVRILRNLLSNAAKFTETGSVRLGVYPDDGAGTLRLVVTDTGIGIPSRELGRIFEEFYQVPGRLQVGAGGTGLGLPYARRLARILGGDLTVTSEPGTGTTATLRLPVSVPDDLAVETVLLVGPDDEVRARLRAALGGVARTVVEVADGRAALEARADRPDLVVSAVDVPLVGGMEILSVLRGDPACRSVPVVLVGRDLDSAVERTASTLGAAVLAADLVAPESLRQAVRVARNVLRGER
- a CDS encoding fused response regulator/phosphatase — protein: MTAADAARILVVDDTEASRYIRASWLRRGGHAVTEAVTGGEALALLAEREFDLVVLDVDLPDMSGFDVAERIKSEPRTAAVPVVHVSAAFRQAEDRITGLNRGADAYLTEPVEPGELLATVEAALRYYRARALAERLADRLAKLTTATLRINAATTFDDLVSAAAAGTATVLDTEATVLVTTPTGTSRLGTVTGAGATPTVRRGDPALLDALPPDGTTVLDPPWRPGVPVVVAGGSPRRTPIGIAVDPAAVVTDEDRNLLLQLAQATALAAEGLRAYAEEHTLALTLQRSLLPRRLPAIPSLPMTARYAPASAHAEIGGDFYEVTALGDRLLIAIGDVCGHSLAAATIMGEVRHALRAYAVEEHDPATILRKLDAMLQRFHSTKGLTTMCLLLVDPADGTALVANAGHVPPLVVDDEGARYLAVRGPILGIGLPRPPATPVTLAPGALVLLTTDGLVEHSGADLDDGMDLLLAAVSRDEDMDLLCDRLLETFGRDKKDDIALLVFRRTS
- a CDS encoding TetR/AcrR family transcriptional regulator produces the protein MTQPKSRRRGAELEAAILDAAWEELREVGYGRLTIEGVAARAGTSKPVIYRRWPGRPHLVLAAWNARSPSKIPVVQDTGTLREDLILLFGSIARRANEMLTEMAAGVMSEAFRHPEIGRLLKLRLNEPSPMTEAVEKIVGRAVERGELPPIELPHRTARLPLVLIRSEYPQPGNCFGEAGESVIEEIVDDIYLPLLKGLSTTDPDK
- a CDS encoding ABC transporter ATP-binding protein, with the translated sequence MLSRLLRTHLRPYRRDVALVLLLQLFGVVASLYLPSLNADIIDFGIAHGDTGYILSTGGWMLGVSLVQILCSVGAVYLGARTAMSVGRDLRAAVFHRVGGYSARELSAFGPSSLITRSTNDVLQIQTLVVMTFSMLVAAPIMCVAGVVMALREDAGLSWLLAVAAPGLALAIGLIMIRMVPNFRHLQVRIDAVNRVLREQLSGIRVVRAFVREPVETRRFGDANAQLTDIALRIGRLQAMIFPIVGLAFNASSVAVLWFGAYRIDAGAMQIGAMTAFLSYLMQILMAVMMATFVSTMVPRAAVCAERIGEVLDTESSVLPPDVPVTELPAKLSLEFSQAGFRYPGAADPVVTDVSFRAEPGRTTAIIGSTGAGKTTLLSLVPRLVDVTAGAVLVNGIDVREIDEDTLCARIGLVPQRPYLFTGTVASNLRYGNPDATDEELWAALEVAQARDFVEAMPDGLAAPISQGGTNVSGGQRQRLSIARALVRRPDIFVFDDSFSALDLETDARLRAALRPHTANAIVLVVAQRVSTILDADRIVVLDEGRVVGIGSHHELLDTCPTYVEIVQSQLTTEQAA